The Chitinophaga niabensis genome segment GAAGTGGGGATTGAAGGGGAGATAGGTCTTGGGGGATAACCACCGAAGTATATAAAGAAGATAATGCCCAGCCAAGCGTTTCATATAATGCTTTGCCTGCTTCCGTTGCCACCAGTACGCCATTTGTTCTGCCTTTTGAAAGGGCAATGTTTTCCAGTGTCTTTAAAACAATTGTTGCCAGTCCCTTGCGGCGGTGCAGCGCATCTGTTTCTATGCGGTCATAGATAACAAGGTCATCAACAAAGACCAGGCGTCCGATAGCAGCCGTGTTCCCGTTGCCGGTGAGTATTTTTGCTATAGAAACCGGCATCTCTTCTTTCACATCCAATGTGTATTCATTCGCCAAACTAATATTCTTTGATAACATAGGCTTAAAGCAGGTCATCATAAAAGCAGGAGGCTGCATCACCCAGCGGGAGGGTAAAAGATCTTTAAAGGCATCCGGGGAGCCACATACCTTAAGAAAGGTCCAGGGCTCGGTAATTGCATTCGCCAGATCCGTAATTTCATGGGTAAAATTTGGGAAAACATAACGGGCTTTTTGCTGAGGCCACCCTACCTCCACCCTGAATCCGCTGCCATACCTGGCAGGTAATGGCAGATCGCGTGATAAAGACCAGCCTTTAAGCCACTTTTCTACAATATTCGGGTCCATATATCATGATTTTAATAAAAAAGGCCATCAATGTATTGACGGCCTTAGCATAATATCAGGTATTCTCATTAATAAAGTCCTTCATACTCCTAACCCCCAGCATCTTTGCAGAAGTATAACCCTCTGCATAAGGCACACCTACCATTTTACCCAGCATTTTAGCCCTGTACAACACGCTTTCAAAGAATTCCGGGGAGGAGATGTACGTTTGCGGCTCATGGTCCTTAGCAGCCAGGAATTGCGTTTTAAAGCATTTGATGGCTTCTATCTTTTTATCGATCACCGGGGTGATGTCTATTACAAAATCCGGCTGATGGTAACGGTCCTGCAGGAAATGGAACACCTGTTTAGGGCGCCATGCTTCCTGGGGTACGCCGTTCTCTTCGGTTTCGATCTTGCGCAAGCCTGCGAGGAAACAACTGTCTGCAATGAGACGGCCGGCACGGCCATGATCAGGATGACGGTCGTCCATGGCATTGGCCAGTACAATATCCGGTTTAAATTTGCGGATAGCACGGATCACTTTTAACTGGTCTTCTTTTGAATTCTGGAAAAACCCGTCTGCGAGGCCCAGGTTCTCCCGCACGTCAAGGCCCATTAATTTACAGGCATCCTGTGCTTCTATTAAACGGCCTTCCGGGGTGCCCCTGGTGCCCAGTTCTCCCTGTGTAAGATCTACGATCCCTACTTTCATCCCCTGCAGCGCATGTACCATCAGGGTACCGGCGCAGGACAGTTCAACATCATCAGGGTGGGCCGCAATAGCGAGTATATCCAGTTTCATGGTCCTTATTTTGGAGGGCAAAGTTCGGGTTTATGATGGGATGTTCCAAATTGCGTGTAATAATGGGTATTGAGGGGAGATATCAGGGCAAGAAGGCTATTGTTACTATGTTTCGCTTATGCTATAGGGAAACAATATAGGATCTATAAGGGATTGCCAAGAGAATACCGGGAGAATGGTGGACTTGATGTGGAGAGGATGTGTACCAGGTGTGGAGACGATGTGGGCTTGAGGTTTTCTTAGCTAAGCGGGGTATTTTTGCAGCTAAGGTGAGTTTTTAGCTGCGGGTAAGAGGAGATAATATGACTGCTGTGTGTCATAGATACAAATATACTTGTCTTTTTTGAGTACCGGGCGTGCTTTGCCTGGCGGAAGTTAAAATGGTTGTAACAAACGGCCGCCGGAAGGCAGCCGTTAACAATAATGTCATATCATTAAAGAGATGGACCTTAAGCCGGCAATTTTACATAAAAAGCAGTACCGCCCTCTTCCCTGCTTTCAAACCAGATATTTCCCCCATGCGCCTCTACGATCTGTTTTGATATCGCAAGACCCAGGCCAAAAGGCTGCTCTCCGGCTGTACCTTTTCTTTTTGCTTCGGAGAACATATCGAAGATCTTATCCTTCAGGTTATCCGGTATACCTATGCCATCATCTTCCACAGTTATCACCGCTTCATCCGGCTCCATTTCCAGCCGGATGGTAATATCCTTTCCTACAGGACTGAACTTAATAGCATTGGCAATGAGGTTGCTGATCACCCGCCACATTTTTTCCCTGCTCAGCGACAGGATAACCGGCGCCGCCTGCAAATGTAAACGCTGCTTTTTAACCGCTGCTTTATGCTGTAACAGGTCCACACAATAATGCAGCAGCTGTTGCAGGTCCACCGGTTCTTTCTCGATCTTTTCCACATGTGAGTTGATCTGAAGCAGGTCCGCCACCATGTCCAGCGAGTTCTGCCCGGAAGTTTTGATCAGTTCCACCATCATCCTGTCTTCTTCATTGAGCTTGCTGAATTCCAGCAACATGGCCGCAATGGAGGTGATGGCGCCAACCGGGGAGCGCAGATCATGCGCTACCACTTTCATCATTTTCGTATTATCAGCCTGGCTTTGTTCCAAAGCGTTTAATGCCATTTGCAGATGTTCATTCTGCATATGGATCTCTTTGTTATTTTCACGGATACGGCTTAAGTGGCGCCATAGTATGAACAGGATACTCACGGCCATTAAAAGTCCTATGATCAGTGCAAGTAGAGAAATTGTCTTTAACTGATCTTCTTTTTTCAGCAGTTCCAGCTTCAACTGTTCCGCCGCATTCCTGAAACTCTCATCCATGTCCACATTGGATAAACCCAGGTTGACCAAAGCGATGGAATCCTTCAGACCATAATATAGTTTTGCATGATCATAGGCCTGCGGAATAGCGTGCATACTGTCGTAATACATCCATTTAAGGCGGTACCATTTTAAACGGATATCATCATAATCCGGATTCTTGCCTTCAAAATTCAGGAGATAATTTTCCTGCTGATCCAACAACTCCGCTGCCATGGGAAACTGCCCGAACCGTATATACAGGTCCGTGAGTTTGGCTATTGCAGTTTGCGCATCAGATATGGCATGACCCGCGCGGTTATTGATCTGGATACTTTCACTCAGATAGCGGACAGCTTCATTGTATTTATTCTGCCGGGCGTACAACCCGCCCAGGTTGCCCATCACCACTCCTCTTGCAGTGTTGGCGAACGCAGTATCTTCTTTATACAGGCGATCATACTCATTGATAAAGCCTAAAGCCTGCCGGTAATAAAAAATGGAACTGTCCAGCTGATCTGCTTTCTGGTAACAGAGGGCAATGGTGTTCAGGATAGACTGGGGTTGGATAAAACGGTCAAAATAACTGGCATTCGCAGGGCAATGGCTTAGCTCATCCAGCGCATCCCTGAGATAAGGGATCGCTGCCAGGTATTTGCCCTGTTTGTAGCGTACCATGCCAAGCTGGGAATTAAACGGTGCGAGCGCACAGCTATCCAGGTTCTTACGCGCGAATACCTGGCCATTGTAATAGTAATAAAATGCTTCTTCATATTTTCTTTCTGCTACCAGCAGCTTACCAAATGCAAATAATGTATTGGCGTATTCTACTTTGTACAGGTCCTCTTTGCCTTTCACCATCAGTAACATACTGTCTGAATAAAGGCGTGCTTTCAGGGTATCAAACTGGTAATAAATATAAAAGTTAAGCTTGAAGTTGTAATTCTTCCATAGGTCCACCGGGCCTGCATCCGGGAATTCACCATAAGCACTATCTATGTAATGGATCGCATAATTTACCTGCATGCCGCTCACGATGCTGTCCGCCGTGCCCATAATGCTGTCTGCAAGGAAAGGACGCGCCTGGCTCTGACTGGGCGGTTGTTTGCAGGCTACAATTAAAAGGCATAACAAAAAGAAGCCTGTATGCACATCGTGCAAGCGTGTTCTCAATTGCCAGACATGGTTAACCCTTTGATGTTCGTTCATTTACAATAATTTCACTGAGCAATAGTTGGAGAGAAAACTTTAGATGCCAGTATAGATGGGTTCTGCTTTATAATGATACGAAAAATACGGGTATGAAGCGTATTTTTTTCAGGAAGGAAAACCTGCAAATATCTTTGTGTAGCTGTTAGTTGAAGCGGTTGTACAACTGGATCTCCTGTACGATCATTTCAATGTCTTTGTCGTCCTGCGCATTGAATTCACTCTTCAGGTTTCCGCCAAAGAAGAAGGCTACGGTCTGATACATCCTTGCATTAAAACCACCTTTCAATTCTTTCACGATCTCATAACAGTTCTCCCCGGTTTCGCGGTGGATGAGTTTCATCAATACTTTGCCCTGGTATACGGAGAGGTTTTCCAGTTTATCGCCGAACTCTTTTTTCAGCATTTGTTCTTTGGAGGCGAGGAAGGCTTTACGTTGTTTTTTGCTGGTGAACCTGTTCAGTTCCTGGTTTACATCTTTCAATACCCTGCCGGCGGTGATGGCATAAGGGTACGTAACATACACGGCGTTACGGAGGCGCGTCCAGCGTTCCCTTTCTTTGCGGAGGCGTTTGGGGAGCCGGTCCACCACTTCAACGATCTGGAGGGTAATAGAGGGGATGGTATCATTTCCGACTACGATTGCACGTACCGCCACGGTGTCCGTTGCCGTCCGCTGCTGAGCGGAGGCGCTGCCTGCCAGGCAAAGGAGGCACATACCAGCGATGATCAGAATACGATGCAAAACGAATGACGGTTTAAATATCGATGTCAAGTTACGAATTAGTTATGATTCCTCAGTATCTGCAGCCACCACTGCGTGATAGCGCTTTCCACGGCAGGCACATCTTTGGATACAATACTGGAGCCGATTACATGGGCCCCGGCATTGGGAATGGCCACTGCGCGCTTCAGGCTGTCCGGCGTTCCCAGTTCTTTGTGCATTTCAAGGATGGCGCTCACTTTCACTGTAGGGTCCTGCTCCTTTTCGTTCTTATAGTAGTAAAGGTCCAGCACGGGCTGATGGATGCGGGCAAATACTTCCGGTTTCATGGTATTGTCCACCAGGTTCTGTAACTGCACCACAGCTTCCAAACGGTATTTTGAGTACCAATATTTTGCACGGTCTGCATTATCCGGTTTATTTTCCACGTAATCCCCTCCTTTCACCAGGCGGGCAATCTCCAGGCCCCAGGGTTTATCCAGCATCCATACCATGAACTCGTTGATAGCGATGTTGGGGGACATATTGATCACGGCTGTTACATCCTCCGGGTATTCCGAAGCCAGCAGCAGGGCCAGCGTGCCACCGGTGGAAGTACCGATCACAATCACCTTGTCTCCCAGCATTTTACCAATGGCCAGGGCCTCTTTGGCATCCCGCCATAAGCCTTCTCCGGTCATGCCCACCAGGGCATCCGGGGTATCCATGCCGTGTTCATCGAGCCTTGATAAGTAAAGATTGTATCCGAAACGGCGGGCAAAGTTCACATGTACGGGATCTCCCTCCTTTTCACTGGCGGAAAAACCATGCAGGTAGATCACGCTGTAAGGCGTTTTACGGTGCAGGGAATCCTGCCAGAGGATCCTGGCCTCATTATCCGGTTTAAGGCGGAATTGGGCTTCTTTTTTGGCAACGTATTGTTCAAGCGCTACGGGGGTAGCAGGGACGGCTGGTAAACGGCCCCCGGCGATCACCGGAGGAGCGGGTTTAGGGCCCAGGAAGTACACGATCACCAATAGGGCGATCGTGATCAGAACGATCCGGATAGTGCGGCGCATAGGTACTGAGCGTTTGTTGGCCCCAAGATAATAAAAAAGGGCGGCCTTTGCAGACCGCCCTGTGTTACTTATTTCCTAAGCCGTTGCCGGATACTCATTAAAAATCCAACGATCATCACCAATATACCAATCCATAATACATTGATATACGGGAAGATAAGGGCTTTCATCACTACGTAATCCATGGGATCACGGCTTTCCTTCAACTCCAGTTCCACCTTGTTTTCATTCGGTAATATTTTGGTGAACCGCACAGCGAGGGATAAGGGAGCAATCGTGTCCGGAATATTACTCTGGAAACTGCTGTCCCGGATAAAATACACGGGCTGCATGGTGAAATCCCCGTTGCTGCGGGTATGTACATCCAGCTGTGCCCCAACGGCTATATCTCCCGGTTCTGCATGGTAGTTCTTTTGCACCGGCCCCGTTTTAAGGGCAGTGAGTACCATAAAGCCTTTGGAGAAGAAGATGGTATCGCCCTGGGCAATGGTATGCGGCGTATATGGCAGGGTATCCGTTACCACATCTTTGCGGGGTACGGCGGTGATATAGGTAAAGATGTCCCTGGTGAGGTAATGTTTGGAATCCGGGTTAGGTGTGATACCATCCTGGCCCCTAACGGAAAGATAGGCATCCGGGTAGAGCGTAAAACGTTCTTTGGCTACATCTTCCAGTTTATCCTTCTTTTCATAGTCGATGATGAAGAAGGTTTTGGCTTTATCTGCCGTGCCAATGGAATCTCCCTTGTAAGTCACGAAATAAGGACCCATTTGTACGGGTAAACCTTTGGGCAGCATGATGTTCTCTTTGGAATCCTGGCCGCTTTCCTTTGTGAAATAACCGGCGAGCATACCCATGCTGTCTATAGACAGCACCTGTTTTTTGGAAGAAGAAATGAGGATCCCCAGCAGTGCCAGGCCAAAACCAATATGCGCTACGGAAGCGCCTGCTGCTTTGGCTTTTCCTTTCAGTACGCCGAAGATATAGAAGAGGTTGGCCACAATAGCATAGACACTGGCAAACAGCATCAGGTAGATGGCCACCAGGAAACCTGCCCCGTAATTCACATAATCGATCTTGCCGAACCAGCCGATCATTACTGTGGCTAACACTGCTACCAGCGTAGGCCAGGCCAGTTTCTTCATCACGGTGTTCTTCGGCGTATCCTTATATTTCAGGAATTGAATGATAGCAGTCAGGAGACCGATCACCGTAGCCAGCCAGATCTGGATCTGGTTATAGTGGAACACCACATCGGTAGGCGGCGCAAAGTCTTCCAGGTTGAAGAGCTTCTTCAGTCCTAATCCGTCCAGCACCTTGTTCCATACAGGGATGGAGGTGGTAAAGGTGATCTGTATAGCTGCCACCATCAGGATGAGGGCACCTACAAATAACCAGAACTCACGGGAATAGGTACTTTCTTCCTTTTTCACAGACGGGATCTCCTTATTCCGCCAGATCAGCAGGAAAAGGGAAGGAATAGCGAATACAGCCATGGATACCAGCAGCTGTGCTGTCAGCCCCAGGTCTGTAAAGGAGTGTACGGAAGTTTGCCCCAGTACGCCGCTTTTGGTGAGGAAAGAAGAATATAAAATGAGGGTATAAGAAATGATCACGAAAAAGAAAGAGGAACGCAGGGCATGACCGGAACTGCGGAACGCCAGCATGGTATGAATGCCTGCGATCATGGTCAGCCAGGGTACCAGGGAGGCATTCTCTACGGGGTCCCAAGCCCAGTAACCACCAAACGTGAGGGATTCGTAAGCCCAGGCGGCTCCCATCATGATACCCGTGCCCAGCATCATAGCGGAAAACAGGGTCCAGGGTAAAGCCGGTTTGATCCATTCTCCGAACTGGCGGGTCCATAGGCCGGCTACACCGTATGCAAAAGGAATGATCACGGAAGCAAAACCCAGGAACAATACCGGCGGGTGGATCACCATCCAGTAGTTCTTCAGCAGTTCATTCAACCCGTTACCTTCTACAAACTGCTTAAACTGCAGGTAGTTAGGGTTCTGGAAAACGGGGGAATCCGGCGCATCCTGGCGCATGAGAATGAAAGGATTGCTGCCTAAACGGTATTCAATACCGGGAACATAGATCCCCAGGATCATACTGCCCATCAGCAATTGGGAAAGGGCCATCACGGTCATAACCGGGGCTTCCCACTTCTTGCTGGTGAAGATC includes the following:
- a CDS encoding GNAT family N-acetyltransferase encodes the protein MDPNIVEKWLKGWSLSRDLPLPARYGSGFRVEVGWPQQKARYVFPNFTHEITDLANAITEPWTFLKVCGSPDAFKDLLPSRWVMQPPAFMMTCFKPMLSKNISLANEYTLDVKEEMPVSIAKILTGNGNTAAIGRLVFVDDLVIYDRIETDALHRRKGLATIVLKTLENIALSKGRTNGVLVATEAGKALYETLGWALSSLYTSVVIPQDLSPLQSPLPPGTSGHAK
- the bshB1 gene encoding bacillithiol biosynthesis deacetylase BshB1 — encoded protein: MKLDILAIAAHPDDVELSCAGTLMVHALQGMKVGIVDLTQGELGTRGTPEGRLIEAQDACKLMGLDVRENLGLADGFFQNSKEDQLKVIRAIRKFKPDIVLANAMDDRHPDHGRAGRLIADSCFLAGLRKIETEENGVPQEAWRPKQVFHFLQDRYHQPDFVIDITPVIDKKIEAIKCFKTQFLAAKDHEPQTYISSPEFFESVLYRAKMLGKMVGVPYAEGYTSAKMLGVRSMKDFINENT
- a CDS encoding sensor histidine kinase, which gives rise to MNEHQRVNHVWQLRTRLHDVHTGFFLLCLLIVACKQPPSQSQARPFLADSIMGTADSIVSGMQVNYAIHYIDSAYGEFPDAGPVDLWKNYNFKLNFYIYYQFDTLKARLYSDSMLLMVKGKEDLYKVEYANTLFAFGKLLVAERKYEEAFYYYYNGQVFARKNLDSCALAPFNSQLGMVRYKQGKYLAAIPYLRDALDELSHCPANASYFDRFIQPQSILNTIALCYQKADQLDSSIFYYRQALGFINEYDRLYKEDTAFANTARGVVMGNLGGLYARQNKYNEAVRYLSESIQINNRAGHAISDAQTAIAKLTDLYIRFGQFPMAAELLDQQENYLLNFEGKNPDYDDIRLKWYRLKWMYYDSMHAIPQAYDHAKLYYGLKDSIALVNLGLSNVDMDESFRNAAEQLKLELLKKEDQLKTISLLALIIGLLMAVSILFILWRHLSRIRENNKEIHMQNEHLQMALNALEQSQADNTKMMKVVAHDLRSPVGAITSIAAMLLEFSKLNEEDRMMVELIKTSGQNSLDMVADLLQINSHVEKIEKEPVDLQQLLHYCVDLLQHKAAVKKQRLHLQAAPVILSLSREKMWRVISNLIANAIKFSPVGKDITIRLEMEPDEAVITVEDDGIGIPDNLKDKIFDMFSEAKRKGTAGEQPFGLGLAISKQIVEAHGGNIWFESREEGGTAFYVKLPA
- a CDS encoding DUF4294 domain-containing protein; the encoded protein is MHRILIIAGMCLLCLAGSASAQQRTATDTVAVRAIVVGNDTIPSITLQIVEVVDRLPKRLRKERERWTRLRNAVYVTYPYAITAGRVLKDVNQELNRFTSKKQRKAFLASKEQMLKKEFGDKLENLSVYQGKVLMKLIHRETGENCYEIVKELKGGFNARMYQTVAFFFGGNLKSEFNAQDDKDIEMIVQEIQLYNRFN
- a CDS encoding alpha/beta hydrolase, whose translation is MRRTIRIVLITIALLVIVYFLGPKPAPPVIAGGRLPAVPATPVALEQYVAKKEAQFRLKPDNEARILWQDSLHRKTPYSVIYLHGFSASEKEGDPVHVNFARRFGYNLYLSRLDEHGMDTPDALVGMTGEGLWRDAKEALAIGKMLGDKVIVIGTSTGGTLALLLASEYPEDVTAVINMSPNIAINEFMVWMLDKPWGLEIARLVKGGDYVENKPDNADRAKYWYSKYRLEAVVQLQNLVDNTMKPEVFARIHQPVLDLYYYKNEKEQDPTVKVSAILEMHKELGTPDSLKRAVAIPNAGAHVIGSSIVSKDVPAVESAITQWWLQILRNHN
- the ccsA gene encoding cytochrome c biogenesis protein CcsA; translation: MENIKYIGEHLLPGQLGHFFSIVAFVASFVALVSFFNSTRATDELKKTSWLKLGRWAFFVQTASIIAVFSILYYIIANHLFEYKYAWQHSSRDLEVKYLFSCFWEGQEGSFLLWSVWQSLLGCVLIFTSKKWEAPVMTVMALSQLLMGSMILGIYVPGIEYRLGSNPFILMRQDAPDSPVFQNPNYLQFKQFVEGNGLNELLKNYWMVIHPPVLFLGFASVIIPFAYGVAGLWTRQFGEWIKPALPWTLFSAMMLGTGIMMGAAWAYESLTFGGYWAWDPVENASLVPWLTMIAGIHTMLAFRSSGHALRSSFFFVIISYTLILYSSFLTKSGVLGQTSVHSFTDLGLTAQLLVSMAVFAIPSLFLLIWRNKEIPSVKKEESTYSREFWLFVGALILMVAAIQITFTTSIPVWNKVLDGLGLKKLFNLEDFAPPTDVVFHYNQIQIWLATVIGLLTAIIQFLKYKDTPKNTVMKKLAWPTLVAVLATVMIGWFGKIDYVNYGAGFLVAIYLMLFASVYAIVANLFYIFGVLKGKAKAAGASVAHIGFGLALLGILISSSKKQVLSIDSMGMLAGYFTKESGQDSKENIMLPKGLPVQMGPYFVTYKGDSIGTADKAKTFFIIDYEKKDKLEDVAKERFTLYPDAYLSVRGQDGITPNPDSKHYLTRDIFTYITAVPRKDVVTDTLPYTPHTIAQGDTIFFSKGFMVLTALKTGPVQKNYHAEPGDIAVGAQLDVHTRSNGDFTMQPVYFIRDSSFQSNIPDTIAPLSLAVRFTKILPNENKVELELKESRDPMDYVVMKALIFPYINVLWIGILVMIVGFLMSIRQRLRK